Genomic segment of Streptomyces sp. NA02950:
CGGTCTGAGCCCCGCTGTACCGACACCCACCGCCACCGATGTCATGGATGGAGCCCAACATGTCCCCGCAGTCCGGCGTGCCGCCCTTCGCCGTCATCTCCGGAGCCCAGGTGGACCACGTGCTCTCGGGCCACGAGAAGCAGGTCCTGAGCCTGGTCGAGGAGGTCTACCGGCTGCACGGCGAGCAGCGGACCGTCAATCCGCCGTCGTACTTCCTGCGCTTCCCCGACCGGCCGAGCTCGCGGATCATCGCGCTGCCCGCCTCGGTCGGCGGGGAGCGGCCCACCGACGGACTGAAGTGGATCTCCAGCTTCCCGGAGAACGTGGCGGCGGGCATTCCGCGCGCCTCGGCCGTCCTGATCCTCAACGACCACACCACCGGCTATCCGTTCGCCTGCCTCGAGTCCTCGATCATCTCCGCCGCGCGCACCGCGGCCTCGGCGGCGCTGGCCGCCGACAGGCTCACCCGGGGCGAGCGGCCGCGGCGGATCGGCTTCGTCGGCACCGGACTGATCGCCCGCTACATCCACACCTATCTGGTGGCGACCGGCTGGAGCTTCGACGAGGTCGGCGTCTTCGACCTGTCCGCACAGCACGCCCAGGGCTTCGCCGGGTACCTCGGCTCGCGTCCGGACGCCGCCCCGTCGGTGGTGCACGGCTCCGCCCGGGAGCTGATCGAGGCCAGCGACCTGGTGGTGTTCG
This window contains:
- the sbnB gene encoding 2,3-diaminopropionate biosynthesis protein SbnB, which encodes MSPQSGVPPFAVISGAQVDHVLSGHEKQVLSLVEEVYRLHGEQRTVNPPSYFLRFPDRPSSRIIALPASVGGERPTDGLKWISSFPENVAAGIPRASAVLILNDHTTGYPFACLESSIISAARTAASAALAADRLTRGERPRRIGFVGTGLIARYIHTYLVATGWSFDEVGVFDLSAQHAQGFAGYLGSRPDAAPSVVHGSARELIEASDLVVFATVAGTPHIHDPAWFAHNPLVLHVSLRDLAPEILLGATNVVDDVDHCLKADTSPHLVERLTGNRDFIAGTLYDVLEGRVELPADRPVVFSPFGLGVLDIALGRFVHDRLARAGELSVVDGFFHELSRYGRSGS